Proteins from a genomic interval of Drosophila melanogaster chromosome 2R:
- the CG12964 gene encoding uncharacterized protein, isoform B: MRTLPFLLALALLAFGVASSSSSTTSTTTSVKPKTANPKAESDKPTKQPSPSASPSPSSKATNTSTTRQSKALKPGENRGKRTLYDFGNAGYLYPEVASRRAGYVDNAASYYPQTGYYNGQSAVAQYPGSFGPAYAQYPQYLEAPEPIIEIIIKDANETLAEEPAQPIVTKKKKKKEKVHVFYVNYKKDQNNKLHLESPIASLNNDDNEEEEEEEEEVIQYPVTPLPPVKSTTLRTIIHPDSEKYHSNSGIHVSFGAENKHQTGHILEEHDAESIQRQVVALPPSVSSKSEVSYVSNTRADYGRENNFGSRPGPISNMLFGSNYQQSGINYQQQQQQLPTQHSNNYFRPPSALVGPPPNYPKPAPQQQVQQPHRPSITQQQLPSTSSQTIFNKLVQQSQFYINHNQQYPQQQHQQQQHQQQHQQQQHQQQQHQQQHQYQQQHQHQHHQAPQQHQQQAPQQQQYQKPPHKQVQVPFFPTIPPKSVTPAPYQPVKFRPTPAPVAPAKPVPLPVKLDNANYQQQQQQHYQPQQQQKLPHQQQSYQFVRQPQFVQQPQFVVRSPTPPPEYYSQQKQQTQQQHHQSALNYFDIKPSKETELLKSIPKFEQHITETVQNPIATAQQPQQQYHQQQVQQQQQFGYSSTRNEVIHDVPAPNLGPTAQQHISGHYITAGSSGVQQSQQFGSFPSASPTQPPVYAESTHGQKVMVVTPVPPSSNYVTYSQYSQTANEPVVHINAQSAALQAQASTNFAQQPRQPASSLISAPSTDNSPFSVSTYHSDVFKELEQRNQKDKKVSQQVQQQAQQIAAAPASASVPAPTSTPATAPNGKASQTLLQLPDEVPDDLRQQLFSSGILNNADISILDYDKQGDIALENLPAEHLQHFYGAGGGAQIAETNKVLTVVKPNGDKVALSEKQLDRVKQTNSLPQKQDLDVKVVRYDAAQGQSVSDKYVRTDATVVTPVDLAERQQYNRYLPLKINGAQFPIPDSEELLGKRIVSVVVLAPVEAQNPGQAAGEARSADGKEVKFLGGELIKTLVKKPTKENFKRWLEKEARTDLELQSVVLLVAKSTDPSAEQEIFMYEIGTGSINRLNGELSSTFVNVAEENASSEDLEHAATLDHSSLESMMHLRRR, translated from the exons ATGAGAACTCTGCCATTTTTG TTGGCGCTGGCGCTCTTGGCCTTTGGAGTTgcctcatcatcatcctccaccaccagcaccaccacatCGGTAAAGCCAAAAACCGCAAATCCAAAGGCTGAGTCCGATAAACCCACCAAGCAGCCATCGCCATCCGCATCCCCATCGCCATCATCCAAGGCCACAAACACCTCAACGACCCGGCAATCTAAAGCCTTGAAGCCGGGCGAGAATCGTGGCAAGAGAACGCTTTATGACTTTGGAAATGCCGGTTATCTGTATCCCGAAGTGGCATCCCGGAGGGCTGGCTACGTGGACAACGCAGCGAGCTATTATCCCCAAACTGGTTACTACAATGGTCAGAGTGCAGTTG CTCAATATCCCGGAAGCTTTGGACCCGCCTATGCTCAATATCCTCAGTATTTGGAGGCTCCAGAGCCCATCATCGAGATCATCATCAAGGATGCGAATGAAACATTAGCGGAAGAGCCCGCGCAGCCGATTGTgaccaagaagaagaagaagaaggagaaggTGCACGTGTTCTATGTAAACTACAAGAAGGATCAGAACAACAAGTTGCACCTGGAGTCGCCAATTGCTTCGCTGAACAACGACGACAACGAGGAGgaagaagaggaggaggaggaagtcATCCAGTATCCGGTTACGCCCCTGCCTCCGGTAAAATCCACCACCCTGCGTACTATTATCCACCCGGACTCGGAGAAATACCACAGTAACTCCGGTATTCATGTGTCGTTCGGAGCGGAGAACAAGCACCAGACCGGTCACATTCTGGAGGAGCATGATGCTGAGAGCATTCAGCGCCAAGTGGTGGCACTGCCGCCTTCGGTGTCCTCCAAATCGGAGGTCAGCTATGTGAGCAATACCCGAGCGGATTACGGAAGAGAAAACAACTTTGGATCCCGGCCAGGACCTATTTCCAATATGCTCTTTGGCAGCAACTACCAACAGTCGGGTATCAActaccagcagcaacaacagcaactgccCACGCAGCACAGCAACAACTACTTCAGGCCGCCATCGGCTCTGGTGGGTCCTCCCCCCAACTACCCGAAACCAGCGCCCCAGCAACAGGTGCAGCAGCCCCATCGCCCCAGCATCACCCAACAGCAATTGCCCTCCACTTCCTCCCAGACCATTTTCAACAAGCTGGTGCAACAGTCGCAGTTCTACATCAACCACAATCAGCAATacccacagcagcaacatcaacagcagcagcaccagcagcaacatcaacagcagcagcatcaacagcagcagcaccaacaacagcatcagtatcaacagcagcatcagcatcaacaTCACCAGGCaccgcagcaacatcagcaacaggcaccgcagcagcaacagtatCAGAAACCTCCGCATAAGCAAGTCCAGGTGCCATTCTTTCCAACCATTCCACCTAAGAGCGTGACCCCTGCTCCCTACCAGCCCGTCAAGTTCCGCCCCACACCAGCACCTGTGGCCCCGGCCAAGCCCGTACCTCTGCCCGTCAAACTGGACAATGCGAActaccaacagcagcagcagcaacactatcaaccgcagcagcaacagaaattGCCGCATCAACAGCAATCTTATCAGTTCGTTCGTCAACCCCAATTTGTGCAGCAGCCACAGTTTGTGGTGCGTTCACCCACTCCACCCCCAGAATACTACTcccagcagaagcagcagacacagcagcaacatcatcagaGCGCTCTCAATTATTTTGACATCAAGCCATCAAAGGAGACGGAGCTGCTTAAGTCCATTCCCAAGTTCGAGCAGCACATCACAGAGACCGTACAGAATCCAATTGCTACCGCacagcagccacagcagcaatatcatcagcagcaggtgcagcaacaacagcagttTGGATATAGCAGCACGAGGAATGAGGTGATCCACGATGTACCTGCTCCCAACTTGGGACCCACGGCTCAGCAGCACATCTCTGGGCACTATATAACGGCAGGATCATCTGGTGTCCAGCAGTCGCAGCAATTCGGCAGCTTTCCCAGTGCATCTCCAACGCAGCCTCCCGTCTACGCAGAGTCCACTCATGGCCAGAAAGTAATGGTAGTGACTCCAGTGCCCCCATCCTCCAACTATGTGACCTATAGCCAGTACTCTCAGACCGCTAATGAGCCTGTGGTCCACATTAATGCTCAGTCTGCGGCTCTGCAGGCTCAGGCCAGCACCAACTTCGCCCAACAGCCCAGGCAGCCCGCCTCCTCGCTGATCAGTGCTCCATCCACGGATAATTCTCCCTTCAGTGTATCCACCTACCACTCGGACGTGTtcaaggagctggagcagcgcAACCAGAAGGATAAGAAGGTGTCACAGCAGGTGCAGCAACAGGCTCAGCAAATTGCTGCAGCACCGGCTTCTGCTTCTGTTCCCGCTCCTACCTCCACTCCTGCCACTGCTCCAAATGGCAAGGCCTCACAGACCTTACTCCAGTTGCCCGACGAAGTGCCAGATGATCTCCGCCAGCAACTTTTCTCCTCTGGTATCCTGAACAACGCCGATATCTCAATTTTGGACTATGACAAGCAGGGGGATATTGCCCTGGAGAACCTGCCAGCCGAGCATTTGCAGCACTTCTATGGAGCCGGTGGTGGTGCCCAGATAGCCGAGACCAACAAGGTTTTGACTGTGGTCAAGCCCAATGGCGATAAGGTCGCCCTCAGCGAGAAGCAACTGGATCGTGTGAAGCAGACCAACTCACTGCCCCAGAAACAGGATCTCGATGTAAAGGTGGTGCGCTATGATGCCGCTCAGGGTCAGAGTGTGAGCGATAAGTATGTGCGCACCGATGCCACCGTGGTGACCCCGGTGGATTTGGCCGAACGGCAACAATACAACCGCTACCTCCCTCTGAAGATCAACGGAGCACAGTTCCCGATTCCCGATAGCGAGGAGCTGCTAGGCAAGCGCATTGTCAGCGTGGTAGTCCTGGCTCCCGTGGAGGCCCAAAATCCTGGACAGGCGGCCGGTGAGGCGCGGAGCGCCGATGGCAAAGAGGTCAAGTTCCTGGGCGGTGAGCTCATCAAGACGCTGGTGAAGAAACCCACTAAAGAGAACTTTAAGCGCTGGCTGGAGAAGGAGGCGCGTACGGATTTGGAACTGCAGTCCGTCGTGCTGCTGGTGGCAAA ATCCACAGATCCATCCGCTGAGCAGGAGATCTTTATGTACGAAATTGGAACGGGTAGCATAAACCGCCTCAACGGGGAGCTATCCAGCACGTTTGTAAACGTGGCCGAGGAGAACGCCAGCAGCGAGGATCTGGAGCACGCAGCCACATTGGACCATAGTTCGCTGGAGTCCATGATGCATCTGCGCCGCAGATAA